Genomic segment of Panthera leo isolate Ple1 chromosome B2, P.leo_Ple1_pat1.1, whole genome shotgun sequence:
TAtctgagacacagaaagtgaTGGAAGTGTAGATACAGCCCACCGTCAGGCTAATGAAAGGGGTTTCCATAGGTTTAGAGACTTTAatatgaaaaatcaaggaaaggggcacctggctgtctcagtcagtggagcattcgactcctgatctcagggtcatgagtttgagctccacattggccgtggagcctacttaaaaataaaatgaaataaaaatatgaaaagtaaaataaaaaatctgggaaaggaaacaaagtgaGTACAAAAATTTTGTGGGTGTCATATCATTATAAGTTAGTggatttctgatatttttttcccctctcttgtgCAAAGGGACTTCTGTGTTTGTCTTTGAGAACACACAGGTGTAGGACACCAGCATCATATGGGCCATGAAGCTCCATTTCCTAGCTCCTGAAAATACGCCTAAttacagaatggaaaaagacCAAGTATAAAAGGACATGATACAAAGATACCTTCCAGATCCACATCTGACCCAAAttctggaatataaataaaaaccaatattGTAATTTGTTGCaatcctccctttctccctttttttcactACTTCTTTTCCTTGAAACTATATGAAATGGATGATTGTCACTCcatgtttatttgagaaaagcTGATAAAGACACATGAACAGAGGTGAGTTCCAATGTAAAGGAGGCATTAAGGGCTGAATACACAGGGAGCTGGGAGAGAATGAAGATAAGGAACTGCAGTCAGTACTGGGGCTTCCAGGTCAAGGACGGGGTGGAGGGAGCCATCAGGGAGGACAGGTTCTGCAGGGTCACTAAACCCAGGGCAAACTAAATCCTGAGAAAACACTGTGTTTGTGGAAGAATTCGAGCCAAACAGGAAACGTTTTCACTGTGTGAGGAAGCCTGAAAAGAAGGTTCTTCCTGGAGTGTCAGCATCTCCACTTCAGCTCAGGAGTCCTGCAGAAGACAGAGCAGAGTGTTGTTCCCAGACCCACCTCCACAAGcagcttcctctcccctctcccagggcctCGTGTTAAAGCACCacagtaagaaaaagaacatattcTTTCTTAAGTATCCTGATCTAAAGCTATTTGCAATGCAGGCCTTTTAGTAAGTGGAGAGAAGAAGCTTCAGTTAActgcctgagcagaagtcagatccAAACTCTTTGACattgtttctgtcttttcacCTCCACCATCTGTTCCAGGATAATCAACTCTATCTCTAAAGAGGGTCAAAGAGCATTACCTGTTGGCTGAAGTCCAGAGTGTcctgggaaagaaaagggaaaacatacATTAACAGAGACACAGGTAAATCTGTCCCCACATACAAGGTCCCAACCCCAGACCCACCTAACACCACAACCCACATTGCATGATGCCAGCGGGATCAGAAAGGGAGAGATGTGGCCTGTGAAGTTTCTGTCACACAAATCTGTTGTGGCTTCATTAGCTTTCATAGCTCTTCCTGATTTGGCCCAGGACCCCAACCCAAGATATCCGTCTTGTTAACTTCTTTCTTATCTCTATAACCCATAACCTCTTATGCTGAAGCACAGTAACCGTGGACCCTTGCTGTCTGGATATCTAGGAAATCTGAGGTCACATGGGGAAGGAAAGGCATCCTACAAGACCACTGGTCCACAGGGAGTTTATGCGATCAAAGCTGTATTTCTCTCCCACAAGGTCTATAGGGAGGCCCAGCTACCAACAGGTGCCTTACCTTTCTGATTCCGGAAGTAGATGAACAGCCCCACCACCAGGAAGAGCAGACCCAGAACAAAGCCCCCGATTCCACTCAGCATCTTGCTCTGTGCAGATTCAGACTGAGCCCCTGAGAGAAGAAGCAGCTTTAGTGATTTTTACCCCAAATCCAACTCCCCTGCTGGAGACTCTGGATTGAGAACTTTGAGAATGAGGAATGAAGCCTGCCCTGGAAGAAATAGAGTAAGTGGCaatttctggggggaaaaatttAAATCCCATTTCATAGATACAAGGTTTAGGTATTgaactttttaaatatcacaacTTTGACAAATCCACTACTTCAATATCTATGGATGAGGAGCTCCTTGAAGTTCAAGTAACTTGTGCAGGGTGACCGAGCTAATAAAAGGCAGAGCCAAGATTGTATTCCCCTCCTGCCCAGAAGGTCCCTATACAATGGAGGATGTGCCAGAAGCACAAAAGGCAAAGCAAAGTCCCCTCCCTGCTGGGTGAGGAACTTATGGGATCAGAAAGCTTCTCACTCCATTCCACGGTGATAGGGCTCGTGCGACTTGGATGCTCCACATGGCAGGTGTAGACCTCTCCACTCTGAGGAACTGTTTCCAGCATCACCAGGGTCTGGAAGGTCCAGTCTCCATTACGGATCAGGCCTGTGGACACGACCCCAGTCTCCTCCTCCTGGCCGTTCCGGAACCACTTGACCTCAATGTGGCCTGGATAGAAACCATTCACGGAGCAGACCAGGAGGTTGTGGTGCTGCAGGGGCTGCGTCTTCGAGGGAAACACGGTCACTGTCGGCTCAACTAGAAGACAAGTGGTAGCGGGACTAAGTGAGGACGACAGAGTGAGTCTCCCTGGCTGGCTGCCCTCCTGCCTCCGGTCTCTGGTCCCAGGCTGCATCTCGTGCAGGCCTCCCTCAAAGCTGGCCACGTGGCCCAGTACCAGCCAGTCTCATGAGTCTTGAATTCAATCCTGACAGTACAGGTCCATTAAGTTTGAGACATGTTGTGGGAATTTGTGGGGTTTATTTTTCATGGTGTGAAGCAGTTACTCCTTTTTGAATTGAAGTGTTTACACATTTTGCAAGGCATACAGTGTATCAGTTAAAAGCATGATTTCTGGaacaggctgcctgggttcaaatacaGAGTCTCCTACCTAGTGATTGATCCTGGGAGAAGATGACATTCCTCTGCACTCAGCTTTCTCCTCTATCAAGGGGGATAGTAACACTTACCTCTTAAGGTTCTGTGAGGATTAATGCACCTAAAGTATGTAAAGTGATAATTGGATTTTAGCCTTCAGTATGTTTTAACTACTTATTATCCTTGTTTAATTAGagagaaaatatgatttaaaGCAGTCTGGGTAAATTGGAGAACAGCTTGAGGTTGATGGGGAAATAGACTATAAATCCTGAGAATGTTACAATTACACCTGAGAACACCCCAGAAATTGTTCTCCCCTGGGAAGCAGGAAAGACAGAGGTGATACTCTAGCCtatttgtttaatttcaaaaACAGTGTGAGTCCTGAAAGATCGGGAAAGGAATGAGGAAActcattgattttaaaaagttctcataATTGCACTCAGGTGATCAATCCTTCTTCTTTGCggtataaaaaattattattattggaattgttatcattttataattgctTCCCTTTGAAAGCTGACATTTGAGTTCAAGGCACAGTTAATTCCTAGCATGAAAAGTAGTAAGCAGAAGCAAATATAAGCCACAGACTAGAGAAAATGCTGAATCAACTATCAACAAAGCATTAATAATCTTATGCATAGAGAAGGCCTAAAATTACTGAGAAAAATACCGGAATCCCCAAGATAATAGGTAATTTTTACATGGGTAACAACAATTAGCCAatagatatatgaaaaaaatgttcaagaacTTTAGAAATCaaaggaatataaattaaaaattaaaaagatataaatttacaACCGAGTATTTGGCAATATTGGGTAAAAAAAGATCTAACAAAGGGGAACGTGAGGTGAATTGTTAcaactatataaagaaataatatgcaaCTCCTTAAATACTTTCATCATTATAAAAACAGTAACATCAATACATTTAGtaacaaaattataattaagaTACCTGGTTTCACAATCATTTCAAGAATGTAAGAATACATACTCTAAGAGAACAAAGAGCAGGAAGTTGAGACCTAAAAGAAGCCCCAGAAATATCAGGAaggtttggggagcctgggtggctcagtcagttaagggtcccacttggctcaggtcatgatctggcagtttctgggttcgagtccccaggcaggctctgggcgacagctcagaacctggagcccccttgggattttgtatctccctctctctctctgctcctcccctgcttgcactttttCTATCTcaccctctgctcttcccccattccCACTCTGTCTTActggatctctctctcaaaaattaacattaaaaaaaatagaaatatcagagGGACCTCAGAAATCCCCCCAAATCTTCAACAATTAGTCTGGCCATTTTTCTCACTGCAGTGGTAGGACATACAGACACAGGCACACGTATTTCAGGGGCTTCAGAAAAAGAAGGGTGAGTGTCAGGGACAGAAGGTGACCGGCCTCCTCACATCTCCCCAATCTCttaaccctcccctcccctcccctcccctacacCTTCACCCCAACCAGGACACCCTCCACTTCCCTCCCCAGGTCTCCAACCACCTGCCCAGTGTGCCCTCCAGCTGGAGCTCCTGAGcccccctcacctctgcctcaGGGGCCACCAAGGATGCCCGATGTCCCCTCCTGTTgcctccccccacacccactcTCTCCACACGCaccaccccccccttcccacacactcattctctgtccccctcacttcACAAGGCACCCCTGCCACACTGTCCCCACAGCCACACACGGACTCACCACACTGTCCCCACAGCCACACAAGGACACAACCACGCTGTCCCCACAGCCACACAAGGAAACACGACACTGTCCCCACAGTCACTCATGGACACAACCACGCCCTCCCCACAGTCACAAAACATGGTCCCCACAGCCACACACGGACTCACCACACTGTCCCCACGGTTACAACCATATGGTCCTCACAGTCACACAGAGACTCAGCCACACTGTCCCCAGTCACACATGGACACAACC
This window contains:
- the LOC122219746 gene encoding DLA class II histocompatibility antigen, DR-1 beta chain-like; its protein translation is MVRLCFLGGSWMTDLMLILMVLSPPLAWARDTSSHFSTMWKFECHFTNGTERVRFLARYFYNREELARFDNEVGEFRAVTELGRPDAKYWNGQKDVLEQKRAEVDTFCRHNYGVFDSFMVQRRVEPTVTVFPSKTQPLQHHNLLVCSVNGFYPGHIEVKWFRNGQEEETGVVSTGLIRNGDWTFQTLVMLETVPQSGEVYTCHVEHPSRTSPITVEWRAQSESAQSKMLSGIGGFVLGLLFLVVGLFIYFRNQKGHSGLQPTGLLS